The genomic stretch GCATGGAAGATGAGCTGATGGTGGCATTGGATGATTATAAGGATATTCTGGAATCTGTGATTACCCAGGTGGGGGAAGGAACGGGCGACCCAATGGAAGGCCCAAGTAATCAGCCTACTCCGCACAAGGCCAAAATAACCATAGGTTTTGTGGACTATATTGATAGACAGGGTATCAATACCAATGGTGCCATGGAAGAAATCCGCCAATTGGTGGATAAATATCCCGGTGTACTGATTACTGTAGATAAACAATCTAACGGGCCGCCTACAGGTAGAGCTGTCAATCTGGAGTTTGTAGGAGAAGACTATGAGCAATTGATAGCTTTTGTCAATAGAACCAGGGAATATTTGGTGAACCAAAATATAGCAGGAATAGAAGAGTTGAAATCCGATCTGTCGCTCGGTAATCCAGAGGTGATTTTGGATATTGACCGTGAGAAGGCAAGAAGATTTGGATTATCCACCTCTGAGATAGCTACTGATTTAAGGACGGCATTGTTTGGATTGGAAGTGTCCAAATATAAAGAGGGAGAGGATGATTATCCTATACAGCTGAGACTTCAGGAAAGTTATAGATATGATATCAATACGCTGGTAAACAAAAAGATCGGCTTTAGGGACAAATTTGGGACTAAACGGGAAGTGCCCATTTCTGCAGTAGCAGATATTAAATATGGCTCTACTTACGGTTCTGTCAAAAGAAAGGATCTTGAGAAAGCGATCACGGTATATTCCAACGTTCTTGATGGCTATAATCCTACGGAAGTGAACGCACAAATCCAACAATCGCTGCAATCCTGGGAGGTACCTGACGGGATCTCTGTTAAATATACCGGGGAGCAGGAAGAGCAGCAGAAATCCATGGAATTCCTCGTCGGGGCATTGGGTATAGCTGTTTCATTGATATTCCTGATCATTGTAGCGCAATTTAATTCCGTGACTACCCCCTTCATCATTATGGCATCTGTGATTCTGAGTACTATTGGGGTATTCTTGGGTCTGGTGATTTTCAATATGGACTTTGTCGTGATCATGACAGGGATCGGGATTATATCACTTGCCGGAGTTGTTGTAAACAATGCGATTGTATTGATTGATTATACCAATCTTGTCAGGGCAAGAAAGAGAGATGAACTGGGCTTAGGGCCAAAGGAAAGGCTGGAGTATCCAATATTAGTTTCAAGTATAGTAGAGTCAGGAAAGACCAGGCTACGACCTGTACTGCTGACGGCTATCACCACTGTACTGGGGCTGATCCCCTTGGCGATAGGTATGAATATAAACTTTGGGACATTGTTGAGCTCTTTTGATCCGCAGTTTTATGTGGGTGGGGACAATGCTGCTTTCTGGGGGCCGATGGCCTGGACAGTAATATTTGGGTTAACCTTTGCGACCTTCCTTACGTTAGTCATCGTACCAGTCATGTATTTGTTGGCAGATAAGCTCTCGATGAGAATCAGCAAACTTAAATCTTGATTGGATTAAGGTTGGTGGTTTTTTTTGATAAAACCTCCGAGGCAATGTCTCGGAGGTTTTTTTGTGTTTTGGGGGACAAAAGTATTCCCTTTCCAGCATGGAATTTGTATGTTCGCCTCCCAAATAGTGGAATAAAGAGATGGAAGAATCAAAGTGGTATGTAATGTACACCGCCTCAAGATCTGAAAAGAAAGTGGCAGATCGCCTAGTCGAAAAAGGGTTGGAAGTGTACTTGCCTATGATAGAGGAGTTGAGACAGTGGTCTGACAGGAAAAAGAAAGTAAAACGCGCGATGTTCAACGGGTATGTTTTTGTGAAGACAAAACGTAACCAGCTTTGGGAATGTCTGCAGGTGCCGGGAGCGGTGAAATTTGTGCATTTTTCCGGGCAGCATGCCACAGTCCGTGAAGAGGATCTGGAGATCATCAAGAGGATAGTTGATACCGGAGTAAGCGTGGAGTCCGATGGCTCTACCATAGATCCTGGACAGAAAGTAAAAGTAATCGGAGGTCCCCTTCAGCACATGACGGGTGAGGTGATAGAGAAGGGGAATCAGGATTATTTCCTGATCAGAATCCCCGGAATCTACCAGAATTTGCTTATAAGCGTTCCAAGAAAATTCCTGGAAGTTAGCAATTAACCACTTGTGCCAAGTTAGCCCAAGGTATAATGACTAAGTTTATGATCGCCTAGATGGAGATTATGAACGGCTCAGAGAAGCCTTAATCGTTCAAATTGGCGAAAAAGTATCTTCTAAAGACAACTTGTACTTGAACAAGGTGGTCTCCAAATTTATTGAAACCTGCATTCCCGTCAAGGTTATCGGTAAACGTAGCTAGCATGGTGCCTTCCATTGCTATATCAGAGAATGGGCCGAGTGTGTAGCTGAGTCCTGCCCGGATAGGCACATAGCCCGTAGTGATTTTTTCACGCGTTGGTACTTCATCTTCACTGAAGGATTTGGTTTGGTCGGTGGCGGAGTGCATCACTCCCAGCCCTAATCCGCCGTAAAGATTGAACATACTTCTATTCATGTGGTTTCCAAAAGGAATGATGTACATGCTTGGCATCACATCAAAATAGTAGGCTGTTCCAACAGCGGTAAATGAGGCATAGTTGTTGGTCCACATATCCGTGACTCCGGTGACAGGGTTTCCTCCACTGGAAATCCACTGCACTCCACCCGTGGCACGAAGTTCAAATCGATCAGTAATTCTTTTAGTCAAAGAAGCAGAAACAGAAGGCTTTACTTCAAAATTTAAAGATCTGTATTGTCCACCGTTATCAAGGTACGCAAAGGATGGCCCTACACCTATGCTAAAGATATTGTTTCTTGGCTGTTTCTCTTTATAAAAGTTCTGAGCAGACAATTCCATGCTGGCTAGAATAAAGAAAACTGCTATAGTGAGCTTGGAGATTTTTGACATAACATTGAGATCCTATATAAAGAAATTGACCTTCAGGTAGGATGTTTTTTCAAATTTGACAACAAATATGCCAATGGGCCGGATTAAATTATATTTATAACGGAAGAATGTATGAATTGCCCACTTCTAGCTGTAAGATCAGGCTCCTTCGAAAGCTTTTTTAATATCTTCTTCGGTGGTTTTTAACTTCCCTCTACAGGCCTTCACCAGCTCAGCGGCCTCTTTTACAAGGTCAGATAGCTCATCCACACTTTTCTTTCCTTCCTCTAATTCAGTCAAAATAACTTCCAGTCGGCTCATTGCCTCATTATATTTCAATCCGTTCATTTTTCCTCAATTTGTGTAATAGTGCTGCTGATTTTTGCTGTAGTGGTATGGGTAAGTAACTGATCTCCTGTCTTAACCTCGGTAAGATGTATCGGTTTTCCCTTTACTTCAGTTCGGGTGTAACCTCTGGCCAAAATAGCTTTGGGATCCAACTGACGTAGCAGTGTTTCTTTGGACTCCAGTTTTTGTTTTTGTTGCTGAAAATAGGCGTCCAGTCCCCGCTTCAAATCTTTTTCAAAGGTTACCAAGCTATTTTCCTGAACAGTCAGAATGTTTTTGGCAGACATCCGGATTCTATTGACCGAAGAATGCAATTTCTCGGCTTCCAGTTTTAGCTTACTTTCCGCAAAGGCACTGACCTGATGTGCGAGGTGTTGGACTTTAGCCTGTTCCTCATTGATTTTTTGTCGGGTAGCCCGGTCTAATCTTAATAAAACCAGCCCTAGGTTTTCTTCAAACTCCCTAAATCCTGAGAGAAGGAATTCTGCCACTGCAGTGGGGGTCTTTAGTTTGGTATGTGCTACCAAATCAGCTATTGACTCGTCTCTTTCATGGCCAATACCTGTAAATATAGGCAAGGGGAAGTTAGCTATATGGGCAGAGAGCTGGTAATCATCAAAGCAATCCAAATCCAGTTGTGCGCCACCTCCACGTATAATCACTACGGCTTCTATTCCCAGTTGATCTTTGGTTGCTTCTACTTGGCTCAGACTTTTGAGTAGAGAGGTTGCCGCATCGTTTCCCTGCATCATGGTGGGGAATAACTTATGGTAAACCTGATAACCGAAAGCGTTATTCTCAAGTTGATTGATGAAATCACCATAGCCGGCAGCGGTAGGGCTACTGATAACGGCGATTTTCTGGATCACAGCGGGAAGTAAATGCCTTGCGTTTAGCCTTAGTAGCCCCTCCCTGCTCAGTCGGTCAATAGTTTCCTGGCGAACCCTAGCCCTTTCTCCCAAGGAAAAAGAAGGGTCTATATCCTTTATATTGACGCTGAGTCCATATACCGCATGGAAATTCACGGTTACCTGCGCCAGGATTTTCATCCCGTTTTTTATACTGGTTCCGGTAGTGGATTCAAATTTGGATGCAATAGATCTATAGGCGAAAGACCAGAGATTGGCTTTGATTTTTGCCTGAACTGTATTGCCCTCTTTTTCTACCAATTCAAAGTAAGCATGTCCCTGAGGTGCTTTCCTGAAATCAGCAATTTCTCCTATCACCCAGATCACCGGATCCAATTCCGTTTCCAAGGCTTGTTGGATCAGCCTGTTAAGTTCGGATATGGATCTGGTGTTTTTCATTTCAATTTTTGGTATGCGGCTTTGATCTTTTGGTTTAGCTCAAGGCTCGCACGCAGCATGGGGAGTCTTACCTGATCTTCACATATACCCATGTGACGGAGTAAGTTTTTGATCCCTACAGGATTGCTTTCTTCGTACATAAGACCGTTGAGGGGCAAGAGTGAGAATGCCGCTTTCATGGATTCCTCTTCTGTGCCATGGCATAGTGCCTTGAATGTGGCAGGTATAGCGTTGGCCATTACAGATATAATCCCTGATCCGCCTATGCTGTATAGTGCTTTGGTCATCAGATCATCACCAGACACTAAGAGGAAATCCCTCGGCATTTTTGCTGCAATTTGCATGCACTGCTCCAGGTTGCCACTTGCCTCTTTCATCCCGACTATATTAGAATGTTCCGCTAGGGTCAGGGTGGTTTCGGCAGTCATATTGGACATGGTTCTTCCTGGGATATTATATAATATCACCGGCACCGGGCATGCATCTGCAATAGCTTTATAATGGGATATGATCCCGGCTTGGCTTGGTTTGTTGTAGTAGGGACTGACTGACAGAATAGCTGTGATGCCTGTAAAGTCAGTAGAGGAAATATCATTCAGCACAGCCATGGTATTGTTGCCTCCCATGCCATAGACTACCGGTATGCGGTCGTTATTGTAATCCAAAACGGCATTTAGCACCTGCTTTTTTTCCGCAGAGGTAAGAGTGACCGTCTCCCCGGTGGTGCCCAGTACCACAAGATAGTCCACTCCGCCGTCGATCACATGATTGACCAGTCTTTTTAGACCTTCGAAATCAATCGAGTAATCATCGTGAAATGGGGTGACAAGGGCGACACCGGTTCCTTTTAGTATATTCATGGTTATAAGGTTTGGGAGGCTAAAGATAATGGGATGAGAGGAATTGGCATTCAGTTTTATAGAAAAAAGGGGGCATTAGTATTCAGTCGCAGTAATCAGTCGCAGGAACTTCAATTAGATGAAGAGTTCTGCCCACTACGACTGCGACTAAATATTGCCAAATCTACCTAGCTATCATCTTCAAAAATTCTTCTTCAGAAATCAACGGGACACCAAGTTTCTCGGCTTTTTCCTTTTTGCTTGGCCCCATGTCTGCGCCTTCTATAATAAAGTCCAGGTTTTTGGATACCGAGGAAATATACTGCCCACCGTAAGCCTGTACAGTGTCTTTGATCTCGTCCCGTTTGAAATGCTCCAGTTTTCCGCTCGCCAAAATCCTTTTCCCTTCTAGTTGTTTTCCTTTTTGGTTATTTTCATTCTGCTCGATCTCAAAGTTCAGTCCCTGTTCCCTTAGCCGTTGGATGGTGTGTTGGTTTTCCGCTTGCGCAAAGAAATCCTGTATGCTATATACCAAAGTTTCTCCTACACCGTTGATGGCTAGCAATTGTTCAGAAGTAGCAGCCTGGAGTTGATCAATGTTGCCAAAATGTCTGGCTAAAAGCTGTGCGGTGTTTTCTCCGATATTTCTGATCCCCAGTGCGAAAAGGACTTTTTCAAATGGTTGGTTTTTGGAGGCCGCTATTCCTTCCATCATGTTGGAAATCACCCCGTCCTGGAAAGTGTTGGCTTTAAGTTTTTTTATGCGGTCATTGACCTCTGGGGTCAATTCCAGATTTAATTTGAGCAGAATCCCATGTACAGTACCCTCATTTTTACTTACTGAAAGGAGCGTTTCAAAATCAACCCTACGTCCCAGCAAAATCTCCAATACTACAGCTACCGGTACATAATCTTCCAGTTTGGGAAGGTTATGGTCTTTGAGATGGTTGATCAGGTATTCCACCATCCCCACATTGGATGAGACTTTTTTCTTCCAGATGCGGAGTTGTTCCTGGAATGCACGGAGCGTTTCTGCCAGGGGCAACTCAGCTTTTTCTGTCAGGAAATCACGGATTTGTTTGAAAGAAATCTGCTCTGTTAAGGCAAAAAGAGCTTTTTCCAAGGTGATGTAGAGCAGTCCATCGCCTTCGGTTTCGTATTGATCCTGGGACATTTCCAAGCCTAGGAGTGCTTCCTTTCTACCTTCCAGTTCATAGATATCCGCATAGGTGCGGATAAACCCCTGATCGATCAAGGCGCGTATACGCTCAGTTCCCATAGAATCGATATCCATCGCCCGCTTATGTACAAAATGCTCTATCCTTCCCAGCACTTGAGGCGGACAGGATGCAGTGTTTGGACAGTAGTGCTTTGCTTCGCCTTCCTTGCGCTCCAGCTCGGTGCCACATTCAGGACAGTGGGTGATGTAGGTTATTGGGCTTGCGCCGCTCTTTCTCTTATCCGGATTTACGGCAGTGATTTTAGGGATGATTTCCCCTCCTTTTTCTACAAACACAAAGTCTCCTTCATGAAGGTCAAGGCGTTCGATTTCATTTGCATTGTGCAGAGAGGCACGTTTTACGGTAGTGCCGGCCAGACTCACAGGTGAAAGGTTGGCAACAGGTGTGATGGCCCCGGTTCTTCCTACTTGGTAGGTGATGGAAAGCAGCTCCGATTCGGCACTTTCTGCTTTGTATTTATAAGAGATCGCCCAGCGGGGATTTTTGGCAGTAAAGCCTAACTCCTCACGCTGGTCGTAGTTATTGACTTTTAGTACAACCCCATCCGTATCCACTGGAAGTGTAAAACGTTTTTCTTTCCAATCTTCTATGTATTGGATTACTTCTTCGATGTTTTTGACTTTCCGGTAAGTCTGGGAGACGTTGAATCCCCATTTTTCTATAAGTGCAATTGCATCAGCATGGGTCTGTACTCCGATTTCGTCGCCGAGCAATTGATAGAAATAACAATTCAAGCGACGCTTGGCGACCACTGATGAATCCTGCATTTTAAGCGTCCCGGAGGCGGCATTACGGGGATTGGCGAGCAAAGCATCGCCTGCTTCCTCGCGTTCGGCATTGATTTTAAGAAACTCTTTCAGGGGCAAGAAGATCTCTCCCCGTACTTCGAATAAAGCAGGCACACCATCTCCCTTGATGTGCAGGGGGATATTTCGGATGGTACGCACATTGGCAGTGACATCATCGCCCCGGTATCCATCCCCACGCGTCACAGCCCTTACAAATCTGCCGTTTTCATAGACCAGGCTGATCGCCACCCCGTCGAATTTCATCTCGCAGAAATATTCAAAATCCGTGTGTCCAAGCCCCTTTGCTACCCGTTCATCAAAAGACAAAAGTTCTTCCTTAGAATAGGTGTTTCCCAAAGAGAGCATGCGGGTGCTGTGCACGACGGTCTGGAAATCCTTCGTAATCGTCCCGCCCACCCGTTGGCTAGGACTGTCAGGATCCAGCAGATCAGGAAAGGCTGTTTCCAGCTGTATCAATTCCTCCAGCAGCTTATCGAACTCAAAATCGGATATTTCCGGATTGCTTTCCTGATAATAGAGGTTGTTGTGGTGGTTGATTTCCTTGCTTAGCTGTGCTATTCTCTTTTCTGCTTCCTGCGGGTTCATGACTTTGTGGAAAAATTAGGGTACGTAAAAATAGGATTTCGATAGGGAAGGAGCAATCGGTGTGGTTTTTTTAACCACAAAGTGACGCAAAGAAAGACGCGAAGGGATTTTGGGGTGCTTAAAAATGTTTCTAAAGAGGTAATAATAATTGCGCCTCTTTTAGAAATACCGAACGCAAAATGAACTTTGGAAAGTTAAACTTTCTTCCATCCTCCGGTCATCCGACTAATTTTTCTGGTTTATCCTCCCAATATTTTAAACCTTTGTCGCCCCAATCCCCAGAATCTACATGCCTAAAAAAGCGAATATTGAAAGTAAAATCCTTGATGCTGCCTATAAGCTATTTCTCGAAAAAGGCTACCGCAATACCACCATGGATGATATAGCCCAGGTTTTGGAAATGAGTAAAAAGACGCTTTATAAGTACTACCCAGGCAAACTGGACTTGCTAGCCGCTTCTTTTGAGTTGACTAAGACTAAGCTAACGGCTAAAGTGGAAGCGGTTTTGGAGAATAGATATATTTCTTTTCCACAGAAGCTGAAATCCACGTTGACCATAATGGCTTCTCTGCTGGGGCCGATCAATCCTGAGCTTTTCGAAGATCTCCGGGAATATGCTCCTGAGACTTGGGAAAACCTGCAGCAGTATATCAATGAGTCAGCATACGCCAGATTTAAAAAACTCCTGGATCAAGGGATAAAAGAAGGTTTGGTCAAGCCATCAGTCAATCTCAATCTGGTAGTGATGCTGTATGCGGCTGCAGTACAGTCGCTTATTGATCCCCGCTTCACCGCGCAGTTTCCTGACTCTATACAAGAAGGAATGAAAATACCGCCATCTGATATTTACGATCAGGCGATCACGATTATATACAATGGGATTTTGACAGATGAGGCACGTGATGAATTTACGAACGCCTAAGGCTGCCTTTGCCTGATTTCCCTATCTTTGCGCTCTAGTCAATAAACAAATGAGCAACAAGAATTTCAAACGCTATACAGTCACATCCGCCCTTCCCTATGCCAATGGGCCACTTCATATCGGTCATCTGGCTGGGTGCTATATCCCTTCAGATATCTATGTGCGCTATTTGCGGAGCTTGGGCAAAGATGTAGCCTATATCTGTGGGTCGGATGAGCATGGTGTAGCCATCACGATCAAAGCTAAAAAGGAGAATAAGACTCCACAGGAAGTAGTGGATCACTACCATCAGATCATGAAGGGTAGTTTTCAGGAATTCGGGATCAGCTTTGATCATTATTCCCGTACTTCTGCTCCAATTCATCACGAGACTGCTCGGGGATTTTTCAAAGATCTGTATGAAAAAGGAGAGTTTCTGGAGCAGAGCACTGCGCAATACTATGACGAGGAAGCCAATCAGTTTTTGGCAGATAGATATATAGAAGGCACGTGCCCAAAATGTGGTAATGAACATGCTTATGGAGATCAGTGTGAGAAATGCGGCAGCTCTCTGAGCCCTACGGACTTAATCAATCCAAAGTCTAAATTGAGTGGAAGGACACCTGTATTAAAAGAAACGAAGCATTGGTTTTTGGATTTGGCCCGCTACCAGAGTTTTCTTAAAAAATGGATTCTCGAGGATCATGCCGATGACTGGAAAAACAATGTGCTAGGGCAGTGTCGTTCTTGGCTGGAAGCAGGCGAAGGATTGCAGGCCAGATCTATGACCAGGGATCTCGAATGGGGGATCAAAGTGCCCCTGCAGGATGCGGAAGGCAAAGTGCTTTACGTTTGGTTCGATGCACCGATCGGGTACATCTCCTCTACCAAAGAGTGGGCAGCGGAAAAAGGAATCGACTGGGAGCCTTACTGGAAAGATCAAGACACCAAGTTGGTACACTTTATCGGCAAGGATAATATTGTGTTCCACTGCATTATTTTCCCCGCCATTCTAAAGACCCATGGTGAATATATCCTTCCTGACAATGTGCCGGCAAATGAATTTCTAAACCTGGAAGGAGATAAAATTTCCACTTCCCGCAATTGGGCAGTTTGGCTTCATGAGTATTTGGATGAATTTCCAGGTAAGCAGGACGTGCTTCGCTATGTGCTCACAGCAAATGCTCCGGAAACTAAAGACAATGACTTTACCTGGAAGGATTTCCAGACAAGGAACAACTCTGAGTTGGTGGCTATTTATGGGAATTTCGTGAACCGTGCGGTGGTCCTAACCCATAAGTACTATCAGGGGACAATCCCTCAGAGAGGTGAATTGACAGGATATGATCAGGAAGTTTTGGATGCGCTGGCAGAGTTTCCTGCTAAAGTTGCGGCTTCTATCGAGCGATACAGATTCCGTGAAGCCTTAGGGATAGTAATGGACCTGGCCCGTCTGGGAAATAAGTATCTGGCAGATACTGAGCCATGGAAGGTCATCAAAACGGATGAAACAAGGACGGCTACGATTCTGAATATAGCGCTGAATATTGCAGCAAACCTGGCTATTGTTTCGGAGCCGTTCTTGCCCTTTACAGCTGGTAAACTGGTAGATCTTTTCGGGATGGACAAGATAGACTGGTCTGAAGCAGGACAGTCAGAGTTACTGAAAGCGGGTACCTCACTGGGTAAAATGGGGCTTCTTTTCGAGAAAATCGAAGATGAAACAGTAGAGAAACAAGTTCAAAAATTATTAGATGCCAAGAAGATGAATGAAGCTGAAAATGCTCCGGTTCCAGCAATGAAGGAAGTCATCACTTATGATGATTTTGCCAAGCTGGACATGCGTGTGGTGACAATACTGGAGGCAGAGAAAATGCCAAAATCAAAGAAATTACTCAAACTGAAAGTAGAGACAGGACTTGGCACCAGAACGGTATTGAGCGGCGTAGCGGAGCATTTCGAGCCTGAGTTTCTTGTAGGTAAGCAAGTGACTATGCTGATCAATCTTGCTCCAAGAAAAATGATGGGAATTGACAGTGAAGGAATGATTCTGATGGCTGAAGACAAAGACGGGAAGTTGAAGCTTTTGGTTCCCCATGAAGGGACTGCGAGTGGCTCGGCGATATCTTGAGTAGGGAAGTAGCAGGTATCAAGTATCAAGTACCAAGTACCAAAAATTATTGCTTAACCTCATTTCCTTAGTAGTTGAGAGTTGATAGTATGGATAATGATATCAGGTGGAAGCAGAGACTGGAAAATTTCTCCAAAGCGGTTAAATTATTGGAGGAAGTTCAATCCTTAGATTTAAGAAAAACCTCTCAGCTGGAAAAAGAAGGAATTATTCAGCGTTTTGAATTCACGCTGGAATTGGGCTGGAAGACGTTAAAAGATAGGATGGAGTCAGATGGCTTGGTGCTGAATCAGATTTCTCCAAAAATGGTAGTCAAAGAAGCATATAAAGCTAAGTATATCGACCAAATAGAAATATGGATAGATATGATCAATGACCGTAATTTGCTTCGCCATACGTATGATTTTACAGTCATGGAAGAAGTAATTTCTGATATACAGAAACGGTATTCTGCTGCATTATCGACATTACTAAAGACCTTATTGTGAATTGAACCATGAAGTTCGGACTGACAAATAAGGCTCAGAAAATCATCATTGATATTTTTAAGAAATATCCCGAAGTAGGACACGTTCTTATTTATGGTTCTAGAGCCAAAGGGACACATTCAAACAGAAGTGACTTAGACTTGGTTATTTCAGACCGGGAAATTGATCGATTTACCTTGGGAAAATTACATTCTGATATCAACGAAAGTGATTTTCCTTATACGATCGATTTACAGATTCTTGATAGGATTCAAAATAAAAATCTACTTGATCATATTCATAGGATGGGAAAGTCTTTTTATAGAAAAGAGAAAGCTTGATCATTAGTTTCAGGAATCAGTGTTTTATGGTCAAGAGCCAAGAAATGGGATACGCATTCAATTTCTTGGCTCTTTTTTCTTGCTTCTAAAGTCTAGCTACTATTTCCTAATGCAACGGCCTCTTTTTAATCATTCCGCCTTTTGTATCCTTGATCGGATATTGGATGACAAATGCTTTTGGGTCGATTTTGTTGATTTCCATCAGGATTTTAGTCACTTCCAATCGGGTGATTACACAGAATAGCACTTTACGATCCGGTAGTTCGTTTGCCTTGTCACCATACCCTCCGTCGGATTTCAAGACTGTGACACCGCGGCCCAAATCGTATGAAATCATCTGTTTAATGGTTTCATTATGCGGAGACATGATCATCACACCGAGATATTCCTCTACTCCGTTGATGATAAAGTCCACCGTTTTGGAAGCCGAAAAATAGGTCAACATAGAATACATCGCCGTCTCTATGCCTACAAAAATAGCAGCTACGATGAATAGGCAAACGTTGAAAATCGTAATAAAATCACCTACGGTAAGGCTGGATTTTCTACTGACAGAAATAGCCAGTACCTCAGTGCCATCAATGACCGCCCCGCCCCGTATAGCAAAGCCTATACCGCTACCTAAGAAAAAACCTCCAAAAACCGCTATTAGCAGTTTGTCTGCAGTGATGGCTGGCACTTCTATATAGTGGACAAGCAGGGCCAGCCCAAAAATCGCCAAGGTGCTTTTAATGGCAAATGGAACGGAGACCTGTCGGGCGCCTAGCAGGATAAATGGGAGATTTACTAAAAGTATCAGGACAGATAAATTCACAGGGGTGAGCATTTCGAGGAGCAAGGACATGCCCATGGCACCACCATCGAAGAACCCATTAGGCAGCAAAAAGCCCTTCAGGCCTATGCTGGCCATCACTACTCCGATAGCTATGAAAAGCCCATCTTTGATTTGCCTCCAAATTGTTATCCTTTTCACCAATTCGCTGTCCTGGATTTTCAAAA from Algoriphagus sp. NG3 encodes the following:
- a CDS encoding nucleotidyltransferase domain-containing protein, whose product is MKFGLTNKAQKIIIDIFKKYPEVGHVLIYGSRAKGTHSNRSDLDLVISDREIDRFTLGKLHSDINESDFPYTIDLQILDRIQNKNLLDHIHRMGKSFYRKEKA
- a CDS encoding nucleotidyltransferase substrate binding protein; the encoded protein is MRVDSMDNDIRWKQRLENFSKAVKLLEEVQSLDLRKTSQLEKEGIIQRFEFTLELGWKTLKDRMESDGLVLNQISPKMVVKEAYKAKYIDQIEIWIDMINDRNLLRHTYDFTVMEEVISDIQKRYSAALSTLLKTLL
- a CDS encoding YitT family protein, whose protein sequence is MVQRLLKIQDSELVKRITIWRQIKDGLFIAIGVVMASIGLKGFLLPNGFFDGGAMGMSLLLEMLTPVNLSVLILLVNLPFILLGARQVSVPFAIKSTLAIFGLALLVHYIEVPAITADKLLIAVFGGFFLGSGIGFAIRGGAVIDGTEVLAISVSRKSSLTVGDFITIFNVCLFIVAAIFVGIETAMYSMLTYFSASKTVDFIINGVEEYLGVMIMSPHNETIKQMISYDLGRGVTVLKSDGGYGDKANELPDRKVLFCVITRLEVTKILMEINKIDPKAFVIQYPIKDTKGGMIKKRPLH